In Flavobacterium cerinum, one genomic interval encodes:
- a CDS encoding type II toxin-antitoxin system ParD family antitoxin, translating to MGRNTSISLGPHFESFIESTVSKGRFSNVSEVVRAGLRLLEEEENRIIVLRNAIQEGIESGRTENFDPKKHLKTLKSVKK from the coding sequence ATGGGACGAAATACATCTATATCATTAGGACCTCATTTCGAAAGCTTTATTGAATCAACTGTTTCAAAAGGACGCTTTAGTAACGTAAGTGAAGTTGTTAGAGCCGGACTTAGACTATTGGAAGAAGAAGAAAACAGAATTATTGTCTTGAGGAATGCAATTCAAGAAGGAATTGAGAGTGGGCGTACCGAAAACTTTGATCCAAAAAAGCATCTGAAAACTTTAAAGTCAGTAAAAAAATAA
- a CDS encoding JAB domain-containing protein produces the protein MDVKLTEAQKIKILNSDDIYVIMQQVLLRENKIDLNREHFWVIGLANNNMVLFIELISLGTVNKTLVHPMEVFSFALQKRAVKIILCHNHPSGELRPSEADNDITDRLIQVGLIIETEVIDHLIISEKSYLSFADVGLMDELRNSTKYVPRYKLEEQIRKEAKEIGVTAGLKTGQIASRKEMAIKCLEEGLEPQYIAKLTGLTVKVIENLKNKLN, from the coding sequence ATGGATGTAAAACTGACAGAAGCACAAAAAATCAAAATTCTTAATTCCGACGATATCTATGTAATCATGCAACAAGTACTACTTCGGGAAAACAAAATTGATCTCAATCGGGAGCATTTTTGGGTTATCGGATTAGCCAACAATAACATGGTGCTTTTTATTGAACTCATAAGTTTAGGAACCGTAAACAAAACCCTTGTCCATCCAATGGAAGTATTTAGTTTTGCGCTACAAAAACGAGCGGTTAAAATCATTCTATGTCATAACCATCCAAGTGGTGAACTCAGACCCTCGGAAGCCGATAATGACATTACCGACCGATTAATACAAGTGGGCCTGATTATCGAAACCGAAGTTATCGATCATTTAATCATTTCAGAAAAAAGCTATTTAAGCTTTGCCGACGTCGGACTGATGGACGAATTAAGAAACAGTACCAAATACGTTCCAAGATATAAACTGGAAGAACAGATACGTAAGGAAGCAAAGGAAATCGGAGTAACAGCCGGTCTTAAAACCGGTCAAATAGCTAGTCGAAAAGAAATGGCAATAAAATGTTTGGAAGAAGGATTGGAACCCCAATATATTGCGAAGCTAACAGGACTTACCGTAAAAGTTATCGAGAACTTAAAAAATAAATTAAATTAA